From the Syngnathoides biaculeatus isolate LvHL_M chromosome 10, ASM1980259v1, whole genome shotgun sequence genome, one window contains:
- the smpd4 gene encoding sphingomyelin phosphodiesterase 4 isoform X1, producing the protein MAAPGLQHPGFLLANLKVDFPNKTLAQRCQDLVKIIEDCHAKELHAIFSWLVESVFGSLDGVLGGWNLRLLHSRCGDFALVIDFLKPSGPMMKLVYKLQAEEYKYEVPVNYLPFPVKTSIQEGVLPDCPLFQNRPHFPMSGMLTLNMALNPFEFFMFYFASCLITPKSFPVCQHGGTTDSAYFILVDMYLKYFLPTEGSVPPSPFSDSRGSVSAPSPRSSNISLTGYGLHSPSLLKHHIFHQPSVNADPAAQEIWRSETLLQMFVEVWLHHYSLEMYQKLQSPQVKLALLQYRLSMSSMPRQPHSSPGSGTLYTYQEPFSPSEEHVLVVRLLVKHLHAFSNSLKVEQLSSSPTHSHAHASPLEEFKRVVLQRFVQQKLFLFLQHCFGHWPLDASFRAVLETWLSFIQPWRYANNNMANSPADGCSRGDPERRESFVQENLLVYTKLFQVFLNRAVRMDLVNAKNALMLFRVAKVFSQPYLADMIHKAEQLFLEPEMVLHHRQPRVCLTPGQGGSFQSSGQGGGFLSSRQRTVTDAVFRVKSHVYALEGQDCRYKQMFGSELRAVVVKLVQIVAQARQTAKRISDRSSQAAANKSFLSWFAAPSSDSHNGLYGVEPEESSECLKKTHEFLDKALENLCAIFKLNQSQLTQVLASVASRQDDDESKRLPDCTVGERGLVLTDLGRLQIINGLRKFDIQYQGDPELQPIRSYENALLVRFFYRMSSLLNAKFEGHMSELCSRTDFAGRLCRHYLAGPDPDVAQSRSPASSCYWDRKRRPGVSLRPLASYRTLLALGLCYATGALLSFGPVASTLLIVAAVFLHGVTVTLLVDKWKTH; encoded by the exons ATGGCAGCTCCTGGCTTGCAGCATCCTGGCTTCCTCCTG GCCAATCTTAAAGTGGACTTCCCGAACAAAACGTTGGCACAGCGATGCCAGGATCTCGTCAAGATCATTGAGGACTGTCATGCAAAG GAACTGCACGCCATCTTCTCGTGGCTGGTGGAAAGCGTTTTCGGAAGTTTGGACGGTGTCCTCGGAGGATGGAACCTTCGCCTTCTCCATTCCCGGTGCGGCGACTTCGCACTCGTCATCGATTTCCTGAAGCCCAG TGGGCCCATGATGAAACTGGTCTACAAACTTCAAGCAGAGGAATACAAATACGAAGTGCCTGTCAATTATCTGCCG TTTCCGGTGAAGACGTCTATCCAGGAAGGTGTCCTTCCCGACTGTCCACTCTTTCAAAACCGGCCGCACTTTCCCATGTCCGGCATGCTGACTCTCAACATGGCGCTGA ATCCTTTTGAGTTCTTCATGTTCTACTTTGCTTCCTGTCTCATTACACCAAAG AGCTTCCCAGTGTGCCAACATGGCGGCACCACCGACAGTGCCTACTTTATCTTGGTGGACATGTACCTCAAGTACTTCCTGCCTACCGAAGGAAGTGTGCCCCCTTCCCCCTTTTCTGACAGCAGAGGCTCAGTCAGCGCACCTTCTCCAAG GTCGAGCAACATTTCTTTGACAGGTTACGGCCTCCACAGTCCAAGTCTGCTGAAGCATCACATCTTCCATCAGCCGTCCGTCAACGCCGACCCTGCAGCTCAGGAAATCTGGAGGTCTGAAACGCTGCTGCAG ATGTTTGTGGAGGTGTGGCTGCATCACTACTCTTTAGAGATGTACCAGAAGCTTCAGTCGCCTCAAGTGAAG CTGGCGCTGCTCCAGTACCGCCTCAGTATGTCCAGCATGCCGCGTCAACCCCACAGCTCACCGGGCTCAGGGACACTCTACACCTACCAA GAACCGTTCAGTCCGAGCGAGGAACATGTCCTGGTGGTGCGTCTGCTGGTCAAACATCTGCACGCTTTCTCCAACAGCCTGAAGGTGGAGCAGTTGTCGTCTTCCCCGACCCACTCGCACGCCCACGCAAGCcccctggaggagttcaagaG AGTTGTGCTGCAGCGTTTCGTCCAGCAGAAGCTTTTCCTGTTCCTGCAGCACTGCTTCGGCCACTGGCCTCTGGACGCCTCCTTCCGAGCG GTGCTGGAGACATGGCTGAGCTTCATCCAGCCGTGGAGGTACGCTAACAACAATATGGCCAACTCGCCAGCAGACGGCTGCAGCAGAGGCGACCCCGAGAGACG GGAGTCTTTTGTTCAGGAGAACCTGCTGGTTTACACCAAGCTCTTCCAGGTCTTCCTGAACAGAGCCGTGCGAATGGACCTAGTCAACGCCAAGAACGCCTTGATGCTCTTCAGGGTGGCCAAAGTATTCTCTCAACCCTACCTGGCAGATATGATCCACAAGG CCGAACAACTGTTCCTGGAGCCGGAGATGGTTCTCCATCACCGGCAGCCGCGAGTGTGCCTAACGCCTGGCCAGGGAGGCAGCTTCCAGTCCTCCGGTCAAGGCGGTGGGTTCCTGTCGTCGCGGCAACGTACAGTGACTGATGCCGTGTTCCGGGTGAAGAGTCACGTGTACGCCTTGGAAGGCCAGGACTGCCGGTACAAACAGATGTTCGGCTCGGAGCTGCGAGCCGTG GTGGTGAAATTGGTCCAAATCGTCGCGCAAGCCAGACAGACGGCCAAACGGATATCAGACCGATCTAGCCAGGCGGCGGCCAACAAGTCTTTTCTGTCGTGGTTCGCCGCACCTTCCTCAGATTCCCATAATGGGCTTTACGGCGTTGAGCCGGAAGAGAGCAGCGAGTGTCTGAAGAAGACTCACGAGTTCCTGGACAAGGCGCTGGAGAACTTGTGTGCCATCTTTAAG CTGAACCAGAGTCAGCTGACTCAGGTCCTGGCCAGCGTGGCGTCCCGTCAAGATGACGACGAGTCCAAGCGTCTGCCCGATTGCACCGTGGGAGAGCGTGGCTTGGTCCTCACCGATTTGGGAAGGCTGCAG ATCATCAACGGACTGCGCAAGTTCGACATTCAGTACCAAGGCGACCCGGAGCTGCAGCCAATCAGGAGCTATGAGAACGCACTACTGGTCAGGTTCTTCTACAGGATGTCGTCGCTGCTCAACGCCAAA TTTGAAGGCCACATGAGCGAGCTGTGCTCGCGGACGGATTTCGCCGGTCGACTCTGTCGTCACTACCTGGCCGGTCCCGATCCCGACGTGGCCCAGAGCAGGAGTCCCGCATCCTCTTGCTACTGGGACAGGAAGCGGCGGCCCGGCGTCAGCTTGCGTCCGCTGGCCAGCTACAGGACCCTGTTGGCGCTCGGCTTGTGCTACGCCACGGGCGCCCTCTTGTCCTTCGGGCCCGTGGCCAGCACCCTACTGATCGTGGCGGCCGTGTTCCTACACGGCGTCACAGTGACGCTGTTGGTGGACAAGTGGAAGACGCACTAG
- the smpd4 gene encoding sphingomyelin phosphodiesterase 4 isoform X2 codes for MAAPGLQHPGFLLANLKVDFPNKTLAQRCQDLVKIIEDCHAKELHAIFSWLVESVFGSLDGVLGGWNLRLLHSRCGDFALVIDFLKPSGPMMKLVYKLQAEEYKYEVPVNYLPFPVKTSIQEGVLPDCPLFQNRPHFPMSGMLTLNMALNPFEFFMFYFASCLITPKSFPVCQHGGTTDSAYFILVDMYLKYFLPTEGSVPPSPFSDSRGSVSAPSPRSSNISLTGYGLHSPSLLKHHIFHQPSVNADPAAQEIWRSETLLQMFVEVWLHHYSLEMYQKLQSPQVKEPFSPSEEHVLVVRLLVKHLHAFSNSLKVEQLSSSPTHSHAHASPLEEFKRVVLQRFVQQKLFLFLQHCFGHWPLDASFRAVLETWLSFIQPWRYANNNMANSPADGCSRGDPERRESFVQENLLVYTKLFQVFLNRAVRMDLVNAKNALMLFRVAKVFSQPYLADMIHKAEQLFLEPEMVLHHRQPRVCLTPGQGGSFQSSGQGGGFLSSRQRTVTDAVFRVKSHVYALEGQDCRYKQMFGSELRAVVVKLVQIVAQARQTAKRISDRSSQAAANKSFLSWFAAPSSDSHNGLYGVEPEESSECLKKTHEFLDKALENLCAIFKLNQSQLTQVLASVASRQDDDESKRLPDCTVGERGLVLTDLGRLQIINGLRKFDIQYQGDPELQPIRSYENALLVRFFYRMSSLLNAKFEGHMSELCSRTDFAGRLCRHYLAGPDPDVAQSRSPASSCYWDRKRRPGVSLRPLASYRTLLALGLCYATGALLSFGPVASTLLIVAAVFLHGVTVTLLVDKWKTH; via the exons ATGGCAGCTCCTGGCTTGCAGCATCCTGGCTTCCTCCTG GCCAATCTTAAAGTGGACTTCCCGAACAAAACGTTGGCACAGCGATGCCAGGATCTCGTCAAGATCATTGAGGACTGTCATGCAAAG GAACTGCACGCCATCTTCTCGTGGCTGGTGGAAAGCGTTTTCGGAAGTTTGGACGGTGTCCTCGGAGGATGGAACCTTCGCCTTCTCCATTCCCGGTGCGGCGACTTCGCACTCGTCATCGATTTCCTGAAGCCCAG TGGGCCCATGATGAAACTGGTCTACAAACTTCAAGCAGAGGAATACAAATACGAAGTGCCTGTCAATTATCTGCCG TTTCCGGTGAAGACGTCTATCCAGGAAGGTGTCCTTCCCGACTGTCCACTCTTTCAAAACCGGCCGCACTTTCCCATGTCCGGCATGCTGACTCTCAACATGGCGCTGA ATCCTTTTGAGTTCTTCATGTTCTACTTTGCTTCCTGTCTCATTACACCAAAG AGCTTCCCAGTGTGCCAACATGGCGGCACCACCGACAGTGCCTACTTTATCTTGGTGGACATGTACCTCAAGTACTTCCTGCCTACCGAAGGAAGTGTGCCCCCTTCCCCCTTTTCTGACAGCAGAGGCTCAGTCAGCGCACCTTCTCCAAG GTCGAGCAACATTTCTTTGACAGGTTACGGCCTCCACAGTCCAAGTCTGCTGAAGCATCACATCTTCCATCAGCCGTCCGTCAACGCCGACCCTGCAGCTCAGGAAATCTGGAGGTCTGAAACGCTGCTGCAG ATGTTTGTGGAGGTGTGGCTGCATCACTACTCTTTAGAGATGTACCAGAAGCTTCAGTCGCCTCAAGTGAAG GAACCGTTCAGTCCGAGCGAGGAACATGTCCTGGTGGTGCGTCTGCTGGTCAAACATCTGCACGCTTTCTCCAACAGCCTGAAGGTGGAGCAGTTGTCGTCTTCCCCGACCCACTCGCACGCCCACGCAAGCcccctggaggagttcaagaG AGTTGTGCTGCAGCGTTTCGTCCAGCAGAAGCTTTTCCTGTTCCTGCAGCACTGCTTCGGCCACTGGCCTCTGGACGCCTCCTTCCGAGCG GTGCTGGAGACATGGCTGAGCTTCATCCAGCCGTGGAGGTACGCTAACAACAATATGGCCAACTCGCCAGCAGACGGCTGCAGCAGAGGCGACCCCGAGAGACG GGAGTCTTTTGTTCAGGAGAACCTGCTGGTTTACACCAAGCTCTTCCAGGTCTTCCTGAACAGAGCCGTGCGAATGGACCTAGTCAACGCCAAGAACGCCTTGATGCTCTTCAGGGTGGCCAAAGTATTCTCTCAACCCTACCTGGCAGATATGATCCACAAGG CCGAACAACTGTTCCTGGAGCCGGAGATGGTTCTCCATCACCGGCAGCCGCGAGTGTGCCTAACGCCTGGCCAGGGAGGCAGCTTCCAGTCCTCCGGTCAAGGCGGTGGGTTCCTGTCGTCGCGGCAACGTACAGTGACTGATGCCGTGTTCCGGGTGAAGAGTCACGTGTACGCCTTGGAAGGCCAGGACTGCCGGTACAAACAGATGTTCGGCTCGGAGCTGCGAGCCGTG GTGGTGAAATTGGTCCAAATCGTCGCGCAAGCCAGACAGACGGCCAAACGGATATCAGACCGATCTAGCCAGGCGGCGGCCAACAAGTCTTTTCTGTCGTGGTTCGCCGCACCTTCCTCAGATTCCCATAATGGGCTTTACGGCGTTGAGCCGGAAGAGAGCAGCGAGTGTCTGAAGAAGACTCACGAGTTCCTGGACAAGGCGCTGGAGAACTTGTGTGCCATCTTTAAG CTGAACCAGAGTCAGCTGACTCAGGTCCTGGCCAGCGTGGCGTCCCGTCAAGATGACGACGAGTCCAAGCGTCTGCCCGATTGCACCGTGGGAGAGCGTGGCTTGGTCCTCACCGATTTGGGAAGGCTGCAG ATCATCAACGGACTGCGCAAGTTCGACATTCAGTACCAAGGCGACCCGGAGCTGCAGCCAATCAGGAGCTATGAGAACGCACTACTGGTCAGGTTCTTCTACAGGATGTCGTCGCTGCTCAACGCCAAA TTTGAAGGCCACATGAGCGAGCTGTGCTCGCGGACGGATTTCGCCGGTCGACTCTGTCGTCACTACCTGGCCGGTCCCGATCCCGACGTGGCCCAGAGCAGGAGTCCCGCATCCTCTTGCTACTGGGACAGGAAGCGGCGGCCCGGCGTCAGCTTGCGTCCGCTGGCCAGCTACAGGACCCTGTTGGCGCTCGGCTTGTGCTACGCCACGGGCGCCCTCTTGTCCTTCGGGCCCGTGGCCAGCACCCTACTGATCGTGGCGGCCGTGTTCCTACACGGCGTCACAGTGACGCTGTTGGTGGACAAGTGGAAGACGCACTAG